In a single window of the Clarias gariepinus isolate MV-2021 ecotype Netherlands chromosome 16, CGAR_prim_01v2, whole genome shotgun sequence genome:
- the tmem86b gene encoding lysoplasmalogenase, whose amino-acid sequence MDILETDAYDRRQRRNTSCVLFLFLLPFFASTALFFYLWIPESAPSILAAGVKAAPVLSLVFVVMSYGGGRSLLGVAGGLVMSAGGDACLIWPHLFLQGMVCFALAHLLYSISFLTSRYSSRTFSSCGLYLVYLLLWGAGGGIYVYLLPFLQKSPEPDVFVPAVGGYALLIVLMATLAARTRRPLVVLGGLVFMVSDFTLALQHFKVVEHLDHGRHIVMVTYYLAQLLIAIGDVKALMEEQADELHKWKKS is encoded by the exons ATGGACATCCTGGAGACGGACGCCTACGATAGGAGACAGCGGCGGAACACG TCCTgtgttctgtttctttttctcctccCTTTCTTCGCTTCCACAGCACTCTTTTTCTACCTATGGATCCCAGAATCTGCTCCGTCCATCCTGGCTGCAGGTGTAAAAGCAGCCCCTGTGCTCTCATTGGTTTTCGTGGTGATGAGTTATGGCGGTGGGAGGAGCCTGCTGGGCGTGGCCGGGGGGTTGGTGATGTCAGCAGGAGGAGACGCTTGTCTCATCTGGCCACATCTTTTCCTCcagg GAATGGTCTGCTTTGCTCTGGCCCACCTGCTCTACTCTATTTCCTTCCTTACTTCACGTTATTCCTCTCGCACCTTCTCTTCCTGTGGCCTCTACCTCGTCTATCTCTTGCTGTGGGGAGCAGGTGGTGGAATTTACGTCTATCTCCTGCCCTTCCTCCAGAAGTCACCAGAGCCTGATGTGTTTGTCCCGGCTGTCGGAGGATACGCACTTCTCATTGTCCTTATGGCGACTCTCGCGGCGAGAACGAGGCGCCCTCTGGTTGTGCTGGGCGGCCTGGTCTTTATGGTTTCTGACTTCACTCTTGCGCTGCAGCATTTCAAAGTTGTCGAGCATCTGGATCACGGCAGGCATATCGTCATGGTGACCTACTACCTGGCCCAGCTGCTAATCGCCATCGGTGACGTGAAGGCGTTGATGGAGGAACAGGCCGATGAGCTCCATAAATGGAAAAAGTCATAG